In Sphaeramia orbicularis chromosome 10, fSphaOr1.1, whole genome shotgun sequence, the following proteins share a genomic window:
- the LOC115427453 gene encoding uncharacterized protein LOC115427453, whose protein sequence is MGSVNADVLELIHNMLFVLVTLSTIPQIPLQGYHIFFGVACCLFTAASLYGTFARLINTIAEKSLIPVGPQPISTEKLKKSLTCNRFKNKGHEEPPITEQASDALFYLLNGVSSLSALHTSVASTNTTFLHLTVPWVLISGAVVQTYVSRLQLTDGQFGSVTSSIYAAVWATWTWFRFGGNLLQFSTEATYGFAAGAIAFLVINASLILIAAYRNLVLLFLTTIMEVGLVCFLLSTMQHLPYELEMAMLALLSVICIYGALASLINCTFSQRMLPLGPALLKEEIKQETASEPPCPVADSQHTSGLLKIAGLLGEGGVCGIPTDTVYALAASCKNPQAIEKIYNIKDRPAEKPICICISTVEQLVAAKPPFSPLLWEFMRNVYPGGISCIVSKGDWLFKLGVGPAYDRVGTNNSIMIRVPDHTVTSHLCDITGPLAITSANPSGEPDSTHHSMVISRLGHKIQGVLCDGESNEVVASTVVNCLRIDEGIITIVREGCVPAVNVLQIFERVKSTTV, encoded by the exons ATGGGAAGTGTGAACGCAGATGTCCTAGAACTGATCCACAACATGCTCTTTGTCCTGGTCACCCTCTCTACAATCCCCCAGATCCCTCTGCAGGGATACCACATTTTCTTTGGTGTAGCTTGTTGCCTTTTTACTGCAGCCTCACTCTATGGCACCTTTGCACGACTCATCAACACCATAGCAGAGAAGTCTCTCATCCCTGTAGGTCCACAGCCCATCTCCACTGAGAAACTAAAGAAATCTTTGACATGCAACAGGTTTAAAAACAAAGGCCATGAGGAGCCACCGATAACTGAGCAAGCCTCTGATGCCCTGTTTTACCTTTTAAATGGGGTTTCAAGTCTCTCAGCTCTCCATACGAGTGTGGCCAGCACAAATACTACCTTTCTCCATCTCACTGTTCCTTGGGTTCTCATCTCTGGAGCTGTTGTCCAGACCTATGTCAGCCGACTCCAGCTCACAGATGGTCAGTTTGGTTCAGTCACCTCATCCATCTATGCGGCAGTGTGGGCAACCTGGACCTGGTTTAGGTTTGGAG GTAACCTGCTTCAGTTTTCCACTGAAGCAACTTATGGTTTTGCAGCAGGAGCCATAGCGTTCCTGGTTATTAATGCATCTCTGATACTAATTG CTGCCTACAGGAACCtggttttgctgtttttaacaACCATCATGGAGGTTGGACTGGTTTGTTTCCTGCTTTCCACTATGCAGCATCTACCATACGAACTGGAAA TGGCCATGCTTGctcttctgtctgtaatctgtaTTTATGGAGCTCTGGCATCACTGATCAACTGTACCTTCTCACAGAGGATGCTGCCTCTGGGCCCTGCTTTATTAAAG GAGGAAATTAAACAGGAGACTGCCTCAGAGCCTCCCTGTCCTGTGGCTGACTCACAACACACCAGTGGCCTCCTGAAGATTGCTGGTCTTCTGGGAGAAGGTGGAGTGTGTGGTATTCCCACAGACACTGTGTATGCCCTGGCTGCGTCCTGCAAAAACCCTCAGGCTATAGAGAAAATCTACAACATTAAA GACAGACCAGCGGAGAAGCCCATCTGTATTTGCATCTCTACTGTTGAGCAGCTGGTGGCAGCCAAGCCTCCTTTCAGTCCTCTGCTCTGGGAGTTCATGAGGAATGTGTATCCTGGAGGCATCAGCTGCATTGTCAGCAAAGGAGACTGGCTGTTTAAACTGG GAGTAGGACCAGCCTATGACCGCGTTGGTACTAACAACAGCATCATGATCCGTGTTCCTGACCACACTGTGACCAGTCACCTGTGTGACATCACTGGACCCCTTGCCATTACTTCAGCCAATCCCAGTGGAGAGCCCGACAGCACCCACCACAGCATGGTCATCAG TCGACTGGGACACAAGATCCAAGGTGTTCTGTGTGACGGAGAGTCTAATGAAGTTGTTGCTTCCACTGTCGTCAACTGCCTGAGGATTGATGAAG GAATCATCACCATTGTGAGAGAAGGCTGCGTCCCTGCAGTTAACGTCCTCCAGATCTTTGAAAGAGTGAAAAGTACAACGGTGTGA